The Ursus arctos isolate Adak ecotype North America unplaced genomic scaffold, UrsArc2.0 scaffold_28, whole genome shotgun sequence genome has a window encoding:
- the HOMER2 gene encoding homer protein homolog 2, whose translation MGEQPIFTTRAHVFQIDPSTKKNWVPASKQAVTVSYFYDVTRNSYRIISVDGAKVIINSTITPNMTFTKTSQKFGQWADSRANTVFGLGFSSEQQLTKFAEKFQEVKEAARLARDKSQEKIETSSDHSQASSVNGTDDEKASHVGPADTHLKSENDKLKIALTQSAANVKKWEMELQTLRESNARLTAALQESAASVEQWKRQFSICRDENDRLRTKIDELEEQCSEIDREKERNTQLKRRIEELELELREKETELKDLRKQSEIIPQLMSECEYVSEKLEAAERDNQNLEDKVRSLKTDIEESKYRQRHLKVELKSFLDVLDGKIDDLHDLRRGLSKLGADN comes from the exons AGAACAGCCCATCTTCACCACGCGGGCGCACGTCTTCCAGATCGACCCCAGCACCAAGAAGAACTGGGTGCCCGCCAGCAAGCAGGCGGTCACCGTTTCCTACTTCTACGATGTCACCAGGAATAGCTACCGAATCATCAGCGTGGATGGAGCCAAG GTGATTATAAACAGCACCATCACACCCAATATGACCTTCACCAAGACGTCGCAGAAGTTCGGGCAGTGGGCTGACAGCAGAGCCAACACGGTGTTTGGCCTGGGGTTCTCCTCGGAGCAGCAGCTGACAAAG TTTGCAGAGAAATTCCAGGAGGTAAAAGAAGCTGCCAGACTAGCCAGAGACAAGTCCCAGGAGAAAATCGAGACCTCGAGCGATCATTCCCAA GCGTCCAGCGTGAACGGGACAGACGATGAAAAGGCCTCTCACGTGGGTCCTGCTGACACACACCTCAAGTCTGAGAATGACAAGCTGAAGATCGCCTTGACACAGAG TGCCGCCAACGTGAAGAAATGGGAGATGGAGCTGCAGACCCTGCGCGAGAGCAACGCCCGGCTGACCGCGGCGCTGCAGGAGTCGGCCGCCAGCGTGGAGCAGTGGAAGAGGCAGTTCTCCATCTGCCGCGATGAGAACGACCGGCTCCGGACCAAG ATTGACGAGCTGGAAGAGCAGTGCAGTGAGatagacagagagaaggagaggaacacGCAGCTGAAGCGGAGAATCGAGGAGCTGGAGTTGGAACTGCGGGAGAAGGAGACG GAGTTGAAAGATCTCCGCAAACAAAGTGAAATCATACCTCAGCTCATGTCGGAGTGTGAATACGTCTCTGAGAAGTTAGAG GCTGCGGAGAGAGACAATCAGAACCTGGAGGACAAGGTGCGGTCCCTAAAGACAGACATTGAGGAGAGTAAGTACCGCCAGCGCCACCTGAAGGTGGAGCTGAAGAGCTTCCTGGACGTGCTGGACGGGAAGATCGACGACCTGCACGACCTCCGCCGGGGCCTCTCCAAGCTGGGGGCCGACAACTAG